The nucleotide sequence GTAATGTCATCCCTGCGAAGGCAGGAATCTATCTTTTGGGTGGGTTCAACACTTTACGCCGGTGTAGCTCAGGGGTAGAGCGTTTCCTTGGTAAGGAAGAGGTCACGAGTTCAATTCTCGTCATTGGCTCAATTAAGGTATAAATTTGTACACTAATATAAACTAAGAATAAAATACATTAAACATGGCAAAGGAAACTTTCGATCGTTCCAAACCGCACTTAAATATAGGTACTATTGGACACGTGGATCACGGTAAAACTACATTGACTGCTGCTATTACTACTGTTTTGGCAAATGCAGGTCTTTCTGAATTGAGAAGTTTCGATTCTATCGATAACGCTCCTGAGGAAAAAGAAAGAGGTATTACAATTAACACATCTCACGTAGAGTATTCTACAGCTAATCGTCACTACGCACACGTTGACTGTCCTGGTCACGCGGATTATGTGAAGAACATGGTTACTGGTGCTGCTCAAATGGATGGTGCTATATTAGTTGTTGCTGCTACAGATGGTCCTATGCCACAAACTCGTGAGCACATCTTATTAGGTCGTCAGGTAGGTATTCCTAGAATGGTTGTATTCATGAATAAAGTGGATATGGTTGATGATGAGGAGTTAATCGAGCTTGTTGAGATGGAAGTAAGAGAATTACTTTCTTTCTATGAGTATGATGGTGATAATGGACCTGTAATCGCTGGTTCTGCATTAGGTGCATTGAACGGTGAGCAAAAATGGGTTGACACGGTAATGGAATTGATGGAAGCTGTTGATAGCTGGATCGAATTACCTAAGAGAGATGTTGAAAAAGATTTCTTAATGCCTGTTGAAGATGTATTTACAATTACTGGTCGTGGTACTGTTGCAACTGGTCGTATTGAAACTGGTGTAGCAAATACAGGTGATCCAGTTGAGATTATCGGTATGGGAGCTGAGAAATTGACTTCTACTGTTACTGGTGTTGAAATGTTCCGTAAGATTTTGGATAGAGGTGAGGCTGGTGATAACGTAGGTATCTTGTTAAGAGGTGTTGAAAAATCTCAAATTAGCCGTGGAATGGTAATCTGTAAGCCAGGTTCTGTTAAGCCACACGCTAAGTTTGAAGCTGAGGTTTATGTATTGAAAAAAGAAGAAGGTGGTCGTCATACACCATTTCATAATAACTATCGTCCACAGTTCTATGTAAGAACTACAGATGTAACTGGTAACATTGCACTTCCTTCAGGAGTTGAAATGGTAATGCCAGGTGATAACCTTACAATTACAGTAGAGCTTATTCAGCCTATTGCTTTGAGTATCGGTCTACGTTTCGCTATCCGTGAAGGTGGTAGAACAGTAGGTGCAGGTCAGGTAACTAAGATTATAGATTAATTTTAATCTAAAAGAGTATTGTGTTTAAGGGTGTCTTGCTCAAGCGGGACACCTTTACATGCAAATAATAGAATAGGTGATTTAATAATTGCTATTCATACGGGTGTAGCTCAGTTGGTAGAGCACTGGTCTCCAAAACCAGGTGTCGGGAGTTCGAGTCTCTCCTCCCGTGCCACAATAGAATTTGGAATATAGGTATCCTATTTGTTGAAATTGTAAAAAGAATTTAAATGTTCACATATATAAAAGAATCCGTTGAAGAGTTAAGGAATAATGTTACTCTTCCGTCACGTGCAGAATCATCTAACTTGATGGTTATTGTAGCTGTGTTTTCTATCCTTTTTGCTTTGGCAACTTGGGGAGTAGATACGGTCTTTAGTAAAGTGATTAAATCTTATTTCAACTTCGTTTTAAACTAGATAGGACTATGTCGGAAGTATTGGATAAAAAATGGTACGTTGTAAGAGCTGTCAGTGGTCAAGAGAATAAGATCAAAGGATACATTGAAAGTGAAGTAGAGCGTCATGGTTTCTCTGACTATTTAGAAGATGTTCTTGTTCCTACTGAAAAGGTTATTCAGATTAGAAATGGCAAGAAGATAAATAAAGAAAGAGTTTATTTTCCTGGTTATATCATGATCAAAGCCAATTTAGGTGGTGAAATGGTACATATTATTAGATCTATAACTAATGTTATAGGTTTTTTAGGGGAAACTAAAGGAGGGGATCCTGTTCCTTTGAGGAAAAATGAAGTAAATAGAATGCTTGGTAAGGTAGATGAGCTAGCTGTTAATACAGATAGTGTTGCTATCCCATTTGTGTTTGGTGAAACGGTAAAAGTAATTGATGGTCCTTTCAATGGCTTCAATGGTACTGTTGAGAAGATAAATGAAGAAAAACGTAAGCTTGAGGTTATGGTGAAAATTTTCGGAAGAAAAACACCTCTAGAGCTTAGTTACATGCAAGT is from Maribacter aquivivus and encodes:
- the secE gene encoding preprotein translocase subunit SecE; the protein is MFTYIKESVEELRNNVTLPSRAESSNLMVIVAVFSILFALATWGVDTVFSKVIKSYFNFVLN
- the nusG gene encoding transcription termination/antitermination protein NusG: MSEVLDKKWYVVRAVSGQENKIKGYIESEVERHGFSDYLEDVLVPTEKVIQIRNGKKINKERVYFPGYIMIKANLGGEMVHIIRSITNVIGFLGETKGGDPVPLRKNEVNRMLGKVDELAVNTDSVAIPFVFGETVKVIDGPFNGFNGTVEKINEEKRKLEVMVKIFGRKTPLELSYMQVEKV
- the tuf gene encoding elongation factor Tu, yielding MAKETFDRSKPHLNIGTIGHVDHGKTTLTAAITTVLANAGLSELRSFDSIDNAPEEKERGITINTSHVEYSTANRHYAHVDCPGHADYVKNMVTGAAQMDGAILVVAATDGPMPQTREHILLGRQVGIPRMVVFMNKVDMVDDEELIELVEMEVRELLSFYEYDGDNGPVIAGSALGALNGEQKWVDTVMELMEAVDSWIELPKRDVEKDFLMPVEDVFTITGRGTVATGRIETGVANTGDPVEIIGMGAEKLTSTVTGVEMFRKILDRGEAGDNVGILLRGVEKSQISRGMVICKPGSVKPHAKFEAEVYVLKKEEGGRHTPFHNNYRPQFYVRTTDVTGNIALPSGVEMVMPGDNLTITVELIQPIALSIGLRFAIREGGRTVGAGQVTKIID